A genome region from Oncorhynchus masou masou isolate Uvic2021 chromosome 14, UVic_Omas_1.1, whole genome shotgun sequence includes the following:
- the LOC135553992 gene encoding MAGUK p55 subfamily member 3-like, which translates to MKEAMPVLSAGTGLHETLALLTSQLRPDANHKEDMVFLKDVFSEKSLGYLMKIHERLRQYERQSPTPVLHSAASLAEDVAEELQCGPMSVEEKELLQLLTSPHLKAVLSVHDTVAQKNFDPVLPPLPDDFEDELEEESVKIVRLVKNKEPLGATIRRDETTGSVIVARIMRGGAADRSGLVHVGDELREVNGISIIHKRPDEISQLLSQSQGSITLKIIPAVKEEDRLKESKVYMRALFDYIPADDKATPCQEAGLPFKRGDILQVVTQDDPTWWQAKRVGDSNLRAGLIPSKLFQERRLAYRIKTGTLPNPKSPTNPAYDQGCDKEDCDCEGYFNGQYIVSPKCKAVAPSCGQVFSWEFYSAGLRRSFRLSRKDRSGSLGGGATSDPTDPDFATYEEVTRYQHRPNERPRLVVLIGSLGARINELKQKVIAENPHRYAVAVPHTTRPKKPHEKEGVEYHFVTKQAFDADALSNKYIEHGEYKENQYGTSIEAIRSVQAKNKMCLVDVQPEALKTLRTSEFKPYVIFVKPRVPESRRRRSAATSPAGGDHGRVTDEDLQEMRQSAQQMDQRYGHLVDRVLIKEDSASACTELRGILERLERETFWVPLCWVRT; encoded by the exons ATGAAAGAAGCCATGCCGGTCCTCTCAGCAGGCACAG gcCTGCACGAGACTCTGGCCCTTCTGACGTCCCAGCTGCGTCCTGATGCCAACCACAAGGAGGACATGGTCTTCCTCAAAGACGTCTTCAGTGAAAAGAGCCTGGGATACCTCATGAAG ATCCATGAGAGGCTGAGACAGTACGAGCGCCAGAGTCCTACACCTGTCCTTCACAGTGCCGCCTCCTTGGCTGAGGAT GTGGCAGAGGAGCTGCAGTGTGGACCAATGAGTGTTGAGGAGAAGGAACTCCTACAGCTGTTGACGTCCCCCCATCTCAAG GCCGTTTTGTCAGTTCATGACACGGTTGCCCAGAAGAACTTTGACCCCGTGTTGCCACCGCTGCCTGACGACTTCGAGGACGAGCTGGAGGAGGAGTCAGTGAAGATTGTCAGACTGGTCAAGAACAAGGAACCACTG ggGGCCACCATCAGACGGGATGAGACCACAGGGTCTGTGATCGTGGCACGCATCATGAGGGGCGGGGCTGCAGACCGGAGTG gACTGGTCCATGTAGGAGACGAGCTGCGGGAGGTCAACGGCATCTCCATCATTCACAAGAGACCTGATGAGATCAGTCAGCTTCTG tcccagtctcagggcTCCATCACCCTGAAGATAATCCCAGCCGTTAAGGAGGAGGACCGCCTGAAGGAGAGCAAG GTCTACATGAGGGCCCTGTTTGACTACATCCCTGCTGATGACAAGGCCACGCCCTGTCAGGAGGCGGGACTTCCCTTCAAGCGAGGTGACATCCTGCAGGTGGTAACTCAGGACGACCCCACCTGGTGGCAGGCCAAACGGGTGGGTGACAGCAACCTCCGGGCTGGACTCATCCCCTCCAAACTCTTCCAGGAGAG GCGGCTGGCTTACCGGATAAAAACAGGCACACTTCCGAACCCTAAATCCCCTACAAATCCTGCCT ATGACCAAGGATGTGACAAAG AGGACTGTGATTGTGAGGGCTATTTCAATGGACAGTACATAG TCTCTCCAAAGTGTAAAGCAGTGGCGCCCTCCTGTGGCCAGGTGTTTTCCTGGGAATTTTATTCAG CGGGTCTGAGGAGGAGTTTCCGTCTGAGCCGAAAGGACCGGTCAGGATCCCTCGGAGGAGGGGCCACCTCCGACCCCACCGACCCAGACTTTGCCACCTACGAGGAGGTGACTCGCTACCAGCACCGGCCCAACGAGAGACCCCGCCTGGTGGTTCTGATCG GCTCCCTTGGAGCTCGTATCAATGAGCTGAAACAGAAGGTGATCGCAGAGAACCCCCATCGCTATGCTGTGGCCGTACCGC ATACCACCAGGCCCAAGAAGCCTCATGAGAAGGAGGGGGTGGAGTACCACTTTGTCACCAAACAGGCGTTTGACGCAGACGCTCTGAGCAACAA GTACATAGAGCATGGGGAGTACAAGGAGAACCAGTATGGTACCAGCATAGAGGCTATACGCTCTGTACAGGCCAAGAACAAGATGTGCCTAGTGGACGTGCAACCAGAG GCTCTGAAGACACTGCGGACATCTGAGTTCAAGCCCTATGTCATCTTCGTCAAGCCGCGTGTCCCGGAGAGCAGACGCCGTCGTAGTGCTGCCACTTCACCAGCAGGGGGAGATCATGGGCGAGTGACG GATGAGGACCTGCAGGAAATGCGTCAGTCAGCCCAGCAGATGGACCAACGGTATGGCCACCTGGTCGACCGGGTCCTAATCAAGGAGGACTCAGCCAGCGCCTGCACAGAACTCCGAGGCATTCTGGAGCGGCTGGAGCGTGAGACCTTCTGGGTACCCCTATGTTGGGTGCGGACCTAA